A genomic window from Halorubrum lacusprofundi ATCC 49239 includes:
- a CDS encoding DNA-directed RNA polymerase subunit N: protein MMIPVRCFTCGNVVGEHWEEFKERAREGDEDPGKVLDELGVDRHCCRRMMVSHRDLVDVVSPYQ, encoded by the coding sequence ATGATGATTCCCGTCCGGTGTTTCACGTGCGGCAACGTCGTGGGTGAACACTGGGAGGAGTTCAAAGAGCGCGCCCGCGAGGGCGACGAGGACCCCGGCAAGGTGCTCGACGAGCTCGGCGTTGACCGGCACTGCTGTCGCCGGATGATGGTCAGCCACCGTGACCTCGTCGACGTCGTTTCGCCGTACCAGTAA
- a CDS encoding DNA-directed RNA polymerase subunit K, with protein sequence MSEQRYNRYEKARILGARALQVSYGAPVLIDTDQTEPILVAAEEYDAGALPFTVRRESN encoded by the coding sequence ATGTCAGAACAGCGATACAATCGATACGAGAAGGCACGAATCCTCGGCGCGCGAGCGCTGCAGGTGTCCTACGGGGCGCCCGTGCTGATCGACACGGATCAAACGGAGCCTATCCTCGTCGCCGCCGAGGAGTACGACGCGGGGGCGCTCCCCTTCACCGTCCGGAGGGAGTCCAACTGA